In Dehalococcoidia bacterium, one genomic interval encodes:
- a CDS encoding LysE family translocator, whose amino-acid sequence MTIETWLLFVATEVVVALTPGPAVLFVLSQGVRGGADRAVAATTGVLSANAVYFTLSAMGLSAVLLASFEAFTVVKWLGAAYLVLLGVTMILRARESMLADASNAPPVRFRRTMINGAAMQFANPKGLLYFTALVPQFVDPGSAAAIQIAILGVSSMVVEGIVLVAYGTLAGRARSLLRRPRFSLFANRASGGLLVAAGAGLAATPQR is encoded by the coding sequence ATGACCATCGAGACGTGGCTGCTGTTCGTCGCGACGGAGGTCGTCGTGGCGCTGACGCCGGGGCCGGCCGTGCTCTTCGTGCTGTCCCAGGGCGTGCGCGGCGGCGCAGACCGCGCCGTCGCCGCGACGACCGGCGTCCTCAGCGCGAATGCCGTCTACTTCACGCTCTCGGCGATGGGCCTGTCCGCAGTACTGCTCGCTTCGTTCGAGGCGTTCACGGTGGTGAAGTGGCTGGGCGCCGCATACCTGGTCCTTCTCGGCGTCACGATGATCCTGCGCGCGCGTGAGTCGATGCTCGCCGATGCATCGAACGCGCCGCCCGTGCGATTTCGCCGCACCATGATCAACGGCGCCGCGATGCAGTTCGCGAACCCGAAGGGCCTGCTCTACTTCACCGCGCTCGTGCCCCAGTTCGTCGACCCCGGCAGCGCCGCGGCGATCCAGATCGCGATCCTCGGCGTCAGCTCGATGGTCGTGGAAGGCATCGTGCTGGTCGCCTATGGCACCCTCGCCGGCAGGGCGCGTTCGCTCCTGCGACGCCCGCGCTTCTCTCTGTTCGCGAATCGCGCCTCGGGCGGCCTCCTCGTGGCCGCCGGCGCCGGCCTCGCCGCCACCCCGCAGCGCTAG